A window of Chloracidobacterium sp. N contains these coding sequences:
- a CDS encoding 4a-hydroxytetrahydrobiopterin dehydratase — MSRTRPMVLEASELEKQLGDLSAWQCQSGRLVRTLTFRNFADALDFVNRVGKLAEEADHHPDILLHNWNQVTLTLWTHDVGGLTMLDVNLAHKIDAVVS, encoded by the coding sequence ATGTCCAGGACACGTCCAATGGTGCTTGAAGCCTCCGAGCTGGAAAAACAACTCGGTGATTTGTCAGCCTGGCAGTGCCAATCCGGTCGTCTGGTGCGGACACTGACCTTTCGCAACTTCGCGGATGCCTTGGATTTCGTCAACCGGGTTGGAAAACTGGCCGAAGAAGCCGACCACCACCCGGACATCCTGCTGCACAACTGGAACCAGGTTACGCTGACCCTTTGGACGCATGACGTGGGCGGGCTGACCATGCTGGATGTGAACCTGGCCCACAAAATTGATGCCGTTGTCAGCTAG
- the ribD gene encoding bifunctional diaminohydroxyphosphoribosylaminopyrimidine deaminase/5-amino-6-(5-phosphoribosylamino)uracil reductase RibD, translating into MTQHEALMRETLCLAGQGRGRVSPRPLVGSLVVRDGAIVGRGFYHEPEPTHAEVWALREAGHRARGATLYVNLEPCSHYGRTPPCTEAIIAAGIQRVVASIRDPNPQVNGRGFARLRAAGIEVLTDVLPVEGTQLNEVFIINQLERRPFVHLKLATSLDGRIATRTGASQWVTGAAARAAGQELRHRYDAIAVGTGTVLADNPQLTDRTGQYRHRPLVRVVFDSARVRLPLTAHLVQTARVCPTWLVTVVSPQRLEDLSRLEQYGVRIFYVEADAQGRPQLPAALNQLFAEGIASLLVEGGSTLAGAFVDARLVDKITCFLAPRIIGGGGLNAIGGQGAATLEETLNLTDGTIEPVGADVALTGYASQTMAHLLAAARAAAGRHHERTPNTLANHWSPSGVPLDSG; encoded by the coding sequence ATGACACAGCATGAAGCCCTGATGCGTGAAACCTTATGCCTTGCCGGGCAGGGACGGGGGCGGGTCAGCCCCCGCCCGCTGGTGGGCTCCCTCGTTGTCCGCGACGGGGCCATCGTGGGACGCGGCTTCTATCACGAACCGGAACCCACCCACGCCGAAGTCTGGGCGCTGCGCGAAGCCGGCCATCGGGCCCGGGGGGCAACCCTGTACGTCAATCTCGAACCCTGCTCCCACTACGGACGCACCCCACCCTGTACCGAAGCCATCATTGCCGCCGGCATCCAGCGCGTCGTGGCCAGCATTCGTGACCCCAACCCACAGGTCAACGGACGTGGCTTTGCCCGGTTGCGCGCAGCCGGTATCGAAGTGCTGACGGATGTGCTTCCCGTGGAAGGCACGCAGCTCAATGAAGTCTTTATCATCAATCAGCTTGAACGCCGCCCCTTCGTTCACCTCAAGCTGGCCACGAGTCTGGATGGACGCATCGCCACCCGCACCGGCGCTTCCCAGTGGGTGACGGGTGCCGCCGCCCGTGCGGCCGGACAGGAGTTGCGGCATCGCTACGATGCGATTGCCGTTGGCACAGGCACGGTTCTGGCCGACAACCCGCAGCTCACGGACCGCACCGGGCAGTACCGCCACCGCCCGCTCGTGCGGGTGGTGTTTGATTCGGCGCGGGTGCGCCTTCCCCTGACGGCACACCTCGTCCAGACGGCCCGGGTATGTCCAACGTGGCTGGTCACCGTTGTTTCACCGCAGCGGCTGGAAGACCTGTCCCGGCTCGAACAGTACGGTGTCCGTATTTTTTATGTGGAAGCCGATGCCCAGGGCCGTCCACAGCTACCGGCGGCGCTGAATCAGCTTTTTGCCGAGGGCATCGCCAGCCTGCTCGTCGAAGGTGGCAGCACGCTGGCCGGGGCCTTCGTGGATGCCCGTCTGGTTGACAAAATCACCTGCTTTCTGGCGCCGCGCATCATTGGCGGTGGTGGACTGAATGCCATCGGGGGGCAGGGTGCGGCCACGCTCGAAGAAACCCTGAACCTGACGGATGGCACCATCGAGCCGGTCGGCGCAGACGTTGCCCTCACCGGCTACGCCAGCCAGACGATGGCGCACCTGCTGGCGGCGGCGCGTGCGGCTGCCGGCCGGCATCACGAGCGGACGCCAAATACATTGGCAAACCACTGGAGTCCGTCCGGCGTACCGCTTGATTCAGGCTGA
- a CDS encoding ElyC/SanA/YdcF family protein, which yields MTADDAWALQPYQRGEGGCYLEHIRAGVRWTAEDDHRWLVFSGGDTHREYPTRSEAESYRQVAEAQGWWHCREVAARTLTETFARDSYENLRFGLWRFHDALGAWPAEVFVVGWAFKQQRFQWHAAALGWPAERFHYIGVNDPPDLAAAQAGESQALRDFLADPHGRQGRLAAKRHARNPFGHQPPAHWQALGWLTRLVPGEAF from the coding sequence TTGACGGCGGATGACGCTTGGGCGCTTCAGCCATACCAGCGCGGGGAAGGTGGTTGCTACCTGGAGCACATCCGGGCGGGCGTCCGGTGGACAGCGGAAGATGACCACCGGTGGCTGGTGTTCTCCGGCGGAGATACCCACCGGGAGTATCCGACCCGAAGCGAAGCCGAAAGCTACCGGCAGGTGGCCGAAGCCCAAGGTTGGTGGCACTGCCGGGAAGTTGCCGCGCGGACGCTGACCGAGACCTTTGCCCGCGATTCCTACGAGAACCTGCGCTTCGGTCTGTGGCGCTTCCACGATGCCTTGGGTGCGTGGCCGGCCGAAGTCTTCGTGGTTGGCTGGGCATTCAAGCAGCAGCGGTTTCAGTGGCATGCCGCCGCCTTGGGCTGGCCCGCAGAGCGGTTTCACTACATAGGCGTCAATGATCCGCCGGACCTGGCTGCGGCCCAGGCTGGCGAATCACAGGCACTCCGCGATTTCCTGGCCGACCCCCACGGCCGGCAGGGGCGGCTGGCCGCCAAGCGCCACGCCCGCAATCCGTTCGGGCACCAGCCGCCGGCACACTGGCAGGCTCTGGGCTGGCTCACGAGGCTGGTTCCTGGAGAAGCTTTTTGA
- a CDS encoding NAD(P)/FAD-dependent oxidoreductase, with protein sequence MDVIIIGAGLAGLTAAYTLTQRGFNCEVLEKSRALGGRMATRRHEDTSFDHGAQYFTVKTTAFADFLHEVGVTEALAPLAAPVVSYPFHDLATALADASQPEVSAVPGFPHRYMFRSGMTTLAKAIVARIGESRVVRECFVEAIAWDATLRRWSIHTRGDNTTLGGIRSADWVILALPAPQAAQLLARSHPLPTPFTTLQTALEGVTYHPCITVVWGAPPSTAYPGVGALRATSREAPIGWLAWLDRLAPYRVPDGNSIVIAQFGPDASHSLLDQPEGTVIQVLASALSEHFQIDLPTLRWVNIKQWRYANPAVGLPNPDAATAGADFNLDLCGDYLIGGRVEAAFLSGLAAAERLAQKARQPLPG encoded by the coding sequence ATGGATGTCATCATCATCGGCGCGGGCCTGGCCGGACTGACGGCGGCTTATACCCTGACGCAGCGTGGCTTCAACTGTGAAGTCCTGGAAAAGAGCCGCGCGCTGGGTGGACGCATGGCCACCCGTCGCCACGAGGACACCTCTTTCGACCACGGGGCGCAGTACTTCACGGTCAAGACGACTGCCTTTGCCGATTTTCTGCACGAAGTCGGCGTCACTGAAGCCCTGGCTCCTCTGGCGGCCCCGGTCGTGAGTTATCCCTTTCACGACCTGGCCACGGCTCTGGCAGATGCCAGTCAGCCTGAAGTCAGTGCCGTTCCCGGTTTTCCGCACCGTTATATGTTTCGTTCCGGGATGACCACCCTGGCCAAGGCCATTGTGGCGCGGATAGGCGAGTCGCGGGTCGTCCGGGAATGCTTTGTCGAAGCCATTGCCTGGGACGCGACGCTGCGCCGCTGGAGCATTCACACCCGTGGAGACAACACGACCCTGGGTGGGATCCGCTCGGCCGACTGGGTCATCCTGGCGCTTCCGGCGCCACAGGCCGCCCAGCTTCTGGCGCGCAGCCATCCCCTCCCAACGCCTTTCACCACACTGCAAACGGCTCTCGAAGGGGTGACGTATCACCCCTGTATCACCGTGGTCTGGGGCGCGCCACCCAGTACGGCCTACCCCGGCGTAGGCGCGCTGCGGGCCACATCCAGGGAGGCTCCCATTGGCTGGCTGGCCTGGCTCGACCGGCTGGCACCGTACCGGGTGCCTGACGGAAACAGCATTGTCATCGCCCAGTTTGGCCCGGATGCAAGCCACAGCCTGCTTGACCAGCCGGAAGGAACGGTCATCCAGGTTCTGGCAAGCGCACTGAGTGAGCACTTCCAGATTGACCTGCCGACGCTCCGGTGGGTGAACATCAAACAGTGGCGCTATGCCAACCCGGCGGTAGGCCTGCCGAACCCGGATGCCGCAACAGCCGGCGCTGACTTCAATCTCGACCTCTGTGGCGACTATCTGATTGGCGGGCGGGTCGAGGCGGCTTTTCTCAGTGGCCTGGCTGCGGCCGAACGCCTCGCGCAAAAGGCGCGCCAGCCCTTACCCGGGTGA
- a CDS encoding protein kinase domain-containing protein, whose translation MSETIAMIPPSPPAGDPLIGRTIAGRFRVISKLGEGGMGAVYKAEQLKVNRLCAIKILSASFASDPDALARFNREAQMSSAFSHPHAVTIYDFGDDNGLHYLAMEFVEGETLSSVLRREGPLPLARTLAIARQACAALDAAHRMNIVHRDLKPDNIMLSRRDDGDWVKILDFGIAKMAGDAPQRGQDLTQAGFVVGTPLYMSPEQLAGERLDPRSDIYSLAIIIYQMLTGQLPFAGDNMQSVMVKRLTEDPLPVWKVNPRVAIPPGVEAALMRALQRHRDRRTPTVRDFIGELEAGCAAPGVAAPGATQAQPAAGSTSPFAPGTSPFPGEEAYQTTPGATPMASTPPPSPVATGGASPLPTVAASPPPVGGTVMQPGAAPGQALPPPYPAAPYAPPPPGYPPAQTGFPPAPSVAPAARSGGGVGMILAVVAFVGVLVLGGGALGAYFFLWPRDSGRQTRDDTPPRRNGSAQEPPKPSPVEASGSGAPSNAAKEAFASGVQALAQKSYATAERHFRAALDASPGFGKAHLNLGIALYHQRKFGEALDRFAQAARLCDDEACKNFAWNYRGRLHWEQREYALAEEDFRQALTHDGNDLSSLAFRGFMLRLDGRTAAANELFDQVLARSQDENLKSVVRQCKGAALPPATASDAGIGPGQ comes from the coding sequence ATGAGTGAAACGATTGCCATGATACCCCCGTCGCCGCCGGCTGGCGATCCGTTGATTGGACGAACGATTGCCGGACGCTTCCGGGTCATCAGCAAGCTGGGCGAAGGGGGGATGGGGGCGGTGTACAAGGCGGAGCAGCTCAAGGTCAATCGCCTGTGCGCCATCAAAATTCTCAGTGCTTCCTTTGCCTCCGACCCGGATGCCCTGGCCCGTTTCAACCGTGAGGCGCAGATGTCGAGCGCCTTCAGTCATCCCCACGCGGTGACGATTTACGACTTCGGGGATGACAACGGGTTGCACTACCTCGCCATGGAATTCGTCGAAGGGGAAACACTGTCGTCGGTGTTGCGCCGGGAGGGACCCTTGCCATTGGCGCGAACCCTGGCGATTGCCCGGCAGGCCTGTGCCGCTCTTGATGCCGCCCACCGCATGAACATCGTGCACCGCGACCTCAAGCCGGACAACATCATGCTGTCCCGCCGCGACGATGGCGATTGGGTGAAAATACTCGACTTTGGGATTGCCAAAATGGCCGGCGACGCCCCGCAGCGCGGGCAGGATTTGACTCAGGCCGGATTTGTGGTAGGGACGCCACTCTACATGTCGCCGGAGCAGTTGGCCGGCGAGCGGCTCGATCCCCGGTCAGACATCTACAGCCTGGCCATCATCATTTACCAGATGTTGACGGGGCAGTTGCCCTTTGCCGGCGACAACATGCAGTCCGTCATGGTCAAGCGGCTGACGGAAGACCCGCTGCCGGTGTGGAAGGTCAACCCCCGAGTGGCGATTCCTCCCGGTGTCGAGGCGGCCCTGATGCGCGCCCTGCAGCGCCACCGTGACCGCCGGACACCCACCGTGCGGGATTTCATCGGCGAGCTGGAAGCCGGATGTGCTGCGCCCGGTGTGGCTGCCCCCGGAGCAACACAGGCGCAGCCGGCCGCCGGGAGTACGTCGCCTTTCGCACCGGGCACCTCCCCCTTTCCAGGCGAGGAAGCCTACCAGACGACGCCGGGTGCCACGCCGATGGCTTCCACGCCACCTCCCAGTCCGGTTGCCACGGGAGGCGCGTCCCCGCTGCCAACGGTGGCGGCCAGCCCGCCGCCGGTTGGAGGAACGGTCATGCAACCGGGTGCTGCCCCCGGGCAGGCGCTCCCGCCGCCGTATCCGGCTGCGCCTTATGCACCTCCTCCGCCGGGGTATCCGCCGGCCCAGACCGGTTTTCCTCCCGCGCCGTCGGTGGCTCCGGCCGCCAGGTCGGGCGGTGGGGTCGGCATGATTTTGGCGGTGGTGGCCTTTGTCGGGGTGCTCGTTCTGGGGGGCGGGGCGCTGGGTGCCTATTTCTTTCTGTGGCCGCGGGATAGCGGGCGACAGACGCGGGACGACACGCCACCCCGACGGAATGGGTCAGCCCAGGAGCCGCCCAAGCCGTCTCCTGTTGAGGCGTCTGGTAGTGGTGCGCCGTCCAATGCAGCCAAGGAAGCCTTCGCCAGCGGCGTTCAGGCGCTTGCCCAAAAAAGCTACGCCACGGCGGAACGCCATTTCCGTGCGGCACTCGATGCCTCTCCCGGATTCGGGAAGGCGCATCTCAACCTTGGCATTGCCCTGTATCACCAGCGGAAGTTCGGCGAGGCGCTCGATCGCTTTGCCCAGGCGGCCCGCCTGTGTGATGACGAAGCCTGCAAGAACTTCGCCTGGAACTACCGTGGGCGCCTGCACTGGGAGCAACGCGAGTACGCGCTGGCCGAAGAGGATTTCCGGCAGGCTCTGACCCACGATGGCAACGATCTGTCGTCGCTGGCGTTTCGCGGCTTTATGCTGCGGCTGGACGGGCGGACGGCTGCGGCCAACGAACTGTTCGACCAGGTGCTGGCGCGCAGTCAGGACGAAAATCTGAAGTCGGTCGTCCGGCAGTGCAAAGGCGCGGCGCTGCCACCGGCAACCGCTTCTGATGCCGGGATTGGCCCGGGGCAGTAA
- a CDS encoding TlpA disulfide reductase family protein, whose translation MSTPTPRYGLTLVLVLGATLGLACQSTPTDSPSPSSSGAPSKTASSSPAPEAARAAPNLAVETFNAGKFDLSAHRGKVVVVNFWATWCPPCVAEMPGFDATYRRLKGDGLEIVGLSVDQEGPKVVREFLAKRQISYPIGMADSTTAARFGIGNSIPYTVFIDRRGNIRDTVTGGINEGIFERKVKKLLQEPAS comes from the coding sequence ATGTCCACGCCTACCCCACGTTATGGTCTCACCCTGGTGTTGGTTCTTGGCGCCACGCTGGGGCTGGCCTGTCAGTCCACGCCGACGGATTCACCGTCTCCATCTTCATCGGGTGCGCCGTCCAAAACGGCTTCTTCTTCGCCAGCGCCGGAAGCCGCGCGGGCGGCGCCCAACCTTGCCGTCGAAACCTTCAACGCCGGCAAGTTCGATTTGAGCGCCCATCGTGGAAAGGTCGTGGTCGTCAACTTCTGGGCCACCTGGTGCCCGCCCTGCGTTGCCGAAATGCCTGGCTTCGATGCCACCTACCGTCGTCTCAAAGGCGACGGTCTCGAAATCGTTGGTCTTTCGGTCGATCAGGAAGGGCCGAAGGTCGTCAGGGAATTTCTTGCCAAACGCCAAATCAGCTACCCCATTGGCATGGCTGATTCCACCACGGCGGCCCGCTTCGGGATTGGTAACTCGATTCCCTACACCGTCTTCATTGACCGGCGCGGCAACATCCGGGACACCGTTACCGGCGGCATCAACGAAGGGATTTTTGAGCGCAAGGTCAAAAAGCTTCTCCAGGAACCAGCCTCGTGA
- a CDS encoding response regulator gives MSQSLPPADEHLTDLLATLSPFNLLQSLSHELRAPLTAILGWTEWFSEGITDARQQQEGIRHIRSAAEKMLQLLDDYSDLARFGEAEGLATAATDLLVTLRRIGHGLELVAQPRRQSLLIAVEEQASSVTVSPVVRQALWLVMRHAFQMLPEGAVVKVSFNPVGQVLVESDAAPQEKVSAGGLKLARFLIAREGGALLVEPRDTGMGIVIQLPTPDMITVPPPATLTGPAGSADDSLAPAPRARKVLVIDDDENLLKLLGAVVSAAGYCPYLATSGVRGLETARATKPDVVLLDIGMPGMDGFATFNILRAEPELARSKIVALTAYTGAAERERIALHGFDGFIPKPFRREQLIQVLSELSV, from the coding sequence ATGTCGCAGTCACTGCCACCGGCCGACGAGCATCTGACGGACTTGCTGGCGACGCTCTCTCCCTTCAATCTGCTTCAGAGCCTGTCCCACGAGTTGCGCGCCCCGCTGACGGCGATTCTGGGCTGGACGGAGTGGTTTTCAGAAGGCATTACCGACGCCCGGCAACAGCAGGAAGGCATCCGTCACATCCGGTCGGCTGCGGAAAAGATGCTGCAACTCCTTGACGACTACAGTGATCTGGCCCGGTTCGGGGAGGCCGAAGGTCTGGCGACGGCGGCCACCGACCTGCTGGTGACGCTGCGCCGCATTGGCCACGGGCTGGAACTGGTGGCCCAGCCGCGACGGCAATCGCTCCTGATTGCCGTGGAAGAACAGGCGTCATCGGTGACCGTCTCCCCGGTGGTGCGGCAGGCACTGTGGCTCGTCATGCGGCACGCTTTCCAGATGTTGCCGGAGGGGGCCGTGGTGAAGGTAAGCTTCAATCCGGTTGGCCAGGTGTTGGTGGAGAGCGATGCGGCGCCCCAAGAGAAGGTCAGTGCCGGGGGACTGAAGCTGGCGCGTTTCCTCATCGCGCGTGAGGGAGGGGCGCTGCTGGTCGAGCCACGTGATACCGGGATGGGCATTGTCATCCAGTTGCCCACCCCGGACATGATCACCGTGCCGCCCCCGGCGACGTTGACCGGCCCGGCGGGCAGCGCGGATGACAGTCTGGCGCCGGCCCCCAGGGCCAGGAAAGTCCTCGTCATTGACGATGATGAAAACCTGCTGAAGCTGCTGGGGGCCGTTGTCAGTGCGGCCGGATATTGCCCCTACCTGGCGACGAGCGGGGTGCGTGGCCTCGAAACGGCCCGGGCCACGAAGCCGGATGTCGTGCTGCTCGATATTGGCATGCCGGGCATGGATGGCTTTGCCACATTCAACATACTGCGTGCCGAGCCGGAGTTGGCCAGATCGAAAATCGTGGCGCTGACGGCCTACACGGGCGCGGCCGAACGGGAACGGATTGCGCTCCACGGCTTTGATGGCTTCATTCCCAAGCCATTCCGGCGCGAGCAGTTGATTCAGGTGCTTTCAGAACTTTCAGTCTGA
- a CDS encoding gamma-glutamyl-gamma-aminobutyrate hydrolase family protein: protein MPAPYTKQPIIGITVRIDPDKDTYHLRTTYPRAVLHAGGIPLLIPLLTEPGYLDAVAQVLDGILLSGNPGDIDPFRYGQAPHVALGPVHPERDETDLQLLRLADARRLPVLAICYGMQLLNVHRGGTLFQDLPSQVENVMQHQQRGTFRRVAHGIQIDRDSLLAKLAGGVTARVNSHHHQAIDELGRDLRAIAWAADGVIEAVVGTQPNHFVLGVQWHPEINADHDPFSQALFKHFVAEAALHRQGPPLE from the coding sequence ATGCCCGCACCATACACGAAGCAGCCCATCATTGGTATCACCGTTCGGATTGACCCCGACAAGGACACCTATCATCTGCGCACGACCTACCCGCGCGCGGTTTTGCACGCCGGTGGGATTCCGCTGCTCATCCCGCTGCTGACGGAGCCGGGCTACCTTGACGCCGTCGCCCAGGTGCTTGACGGTATCCTTTTGTCCGGCAATCCCGGTGATATTGACCCGTTCCGCTACGGGCAGGCGCCGCATGTCGCACTCGGCCCGGTTCACCCGGAACGGGATGAAACCGACCTTCAGTTGTTGCGCCTTGCCGATGCCCGACGGCTTCCCGTCCTTGCCATCTGCTACGGGATGCAACTGCTCAACGTCCACCGTGGCGGAACGCTGTTTCAGGACCTGCCCTCGCAGGTCGAAAACGTCATGCAGCACCAGCAGCGCGGCACTTTTCGCCGGGTTGCCCATGGCATTCAGATTGACCGGGACAGCCTGCTGGCCAAGCTGGCCGGAGGCGTCACAGCACGTGTCAACAGTCACCATCACCAGGCAATTGACGAACTCGGCCGCGACCTGCGCGCCATCGCCTGGGCGGCGGATGGCGTCATCGAGGCCGTCGTCGGAACCCAGCCCAACCACTTCGTGCTCGGCGTGCAGTGGCACCCGGAAATCAACGCCGACCACGATCCCTTTTCACAAGCCCTGTTCAAGCACTTCGTGGCCGAGGCGGCGCTGCATCGCCAGGGCCCGCCATTGGAGTAA
- a CDS encoding DUF1015 domain-containing protein, with the protein MAIVHPFRALRPQPARVADVAAVPYDVVSRDEARALVANNPYSLLHVTRPDVDLPDDTPPEAELQYQTARANLERLIREAPLLTDEEAGFFVYRLVMAGRAQTGIVGVCAVDDYDRDMIRKHEKTRPDKEDDRTRHLLALGVHTEPVFLAYRDVPALEALVAQTCSGGPLYDFTAEDGIQHTVWRMPETDQVRLAFADVPTLYVADGHHRSASASRARAVWRAQDPHPSAEAPYNFFLAVLFPAGQLRILPYNRVVSDLNGYAPTDFIAALQARCEPRPATPTPTAEGDFSVYCAGRWHSFRFRPAEGEDILARLDVSRLQMQVLEPLLGIGDPRTDRRLDFVGGIRGTAELERRVNTGQAAVAFSLYPTSLEALFAVADRGEVMPPKSTWFEPKLRSGLLMYAVQGWA; encoded by the coding sequence ATGGCCATTGTTCATCCCTTTCGCGCACTTCGTCCCCAGCCCGCCCGCGTCGCGGACGTGGCCGCGGTTCCCTACGATGTTGTCAGCCGCGACGAAGCCCGTGCGCTGGTTGCCAACAACCCCTACAGCCTGCTGCACGTCACCCGGCCGGACGTGGACCTGCCGGACGACACCCCGCCGGAGGCGGAACTCCAGTACCAGACCGCCCGGGCCAACCTGGAGCGGCTCATCCGGGAAGCGCCGCTGCTGACTGATGAGGAAGCCGGTTTCTTTGTCTATCGGCTCGTCATGGCGGGACGGGCACAGACCGGCATCGTCGGCGTCTGCGCCGTGGACGACTACGACCGGGACATGATCCGCAAGCACGAAAAGACACGCCCGGACAAGGAAGACGACCGCACCCGGCATCTGCTGGCGCTGGGCGTCCATACGGAGCCGGTGTTTCTGGCCTACCGGGACGTACCGGCGCTGGAGGCGCTCGTGGCGCAGACCTGTTCCGGTGGGCCGCTGTATGACTTCACGGCTGAGGATGGCATTCAGCACACGGTCTGGCGCATGCCGGAGACCGACCAGGTTCGCCTGGCCTTTGCGGATGTTCCGACGCTCTATGTCGCCGACGGGCATCACCGTTCGGCCAGCGCCAGCCGCGCCCGCGCCGTATGGCGTGCGCAGGACCCGCACCCGTCAGCGGAAGCACCCTACAACTTTTTTCTGGCGGTGCTTTTCCCGGCGGGTCAACTGCGGATACTGCCCTACAACCGCGTTGTCAGTGACCTCAACGGCTATGCACCAACGGACTTCATCGCGGCTTTGCAAGCCCGATGCGAGCCACGTCCGGCCACGCCAACGCCCACTGCGGAAGGTGATTTTTCGGTCTATTGCGCCGGCCGGTGGCACAGCTTCCGCTTTCGTCCGGCAGAAGGGGAGGACATCCTGGCGCGGCTGGATGTCAGCCGCCTGCAAATGCAGGTACTGGAGCCGCTGCTGGGCATTGGCGATCCCCGTACGGACAGGCGGCTGGATTTCGTCGGCGGGATTCGCGGCACGGCGGAACTGGAACGGCGGGTCAACACCGGACAGGCAGCAGTCGCCTTTTCCCTTTACCCGACTTCGCTGGAGGCGTTGTTTGCTGTTGCTGACCGGGGAGAAGTGATGCCCCCGAAGTCCACCTGGTTTGAGCCGAAGCTCCGCTCCGGGCTGCTGATGTATGCCGTCCAAGGCTGGGCGTGA
- a CDS encoding FKBP-type peptidyl-prolyl cis-trans isomerase produces the protein MTNLAITDLQTGAGAVAENGHVVTVHYTGWLLDGTKFDSSHDRRQPFEFVLGLGQVIRGWDLGVAGMRVGGKRQLTIPPELAYGSRGIGPIPPNATLRFEVELLSVKP, from the coding sequence GTGACAAACCTTGCAATCACAGACCTGCAAACCGGCGCCGGCGCGGTAGCTGAAAACGGTCATGTCGTCACCGTCCACTACACCGGCTGGCTGCTTGATGGAACGAAATTCGACAGCTCCCACGACCGGCGGCAGCCCTTCGAGTTTGTGCTTGGGTTAGGGCAGGTCATTCGCGGCTGGGACCTGGGGGTTGCCGGCATGCGCGTTGGCGGCAAGCGGCAACTGACCATTCCGCCAGAGCTGGCCTATGGTAGCCGAGGGATTGGGCCGATTCCACCCAACGCCACCCTGCGCTTTGAGGTCGAACTGTTGTCGGTCAAACCGTGA
- a CDS encoding glutamine amidotransferase-related protein, translated as MTPTIIVLDDESSVAFTVAHAIAALGWHPVVCPLALTDATRLDELAPTHVVLVTGQAPAVSQPVIDTLVAARLGHTALIGIGQGALSLGVALGLSVPPERPVSPGLVEVCHDGCLAFGNLKYRFRAWASRLPRLGAENLPEALEMTATTPAGLLLGFRHRTHPCEGVLFQPESSGTPDGLQWFANVFGVRS; from the coding sequence ATGACGCCAACCATCATCGTTCTGGATGATGAAAGTTCGGTGGCCTTCACCGTCGCCCACGCCATTGCGGCCCTGGGCTGGCATCCGGTGGTATGTCCGCTGGCACTGACGGATGCCACCCGGCTGGATGAGCTGGCGCCGACGCATGTCGTCCTCGTCACCGGCCAGGCCCCGGCGGTATCCCAACCGGTCATAGACACGCTCGTGGCCGCGCGGCTGGGGCACACGGCTTTGATTGGGATTGGCCAGGGAGCCCTGTCCTTGGGGGTGGCGCTGGGGCTTTCGGTGCCACCGGAGCGCCCGGTGAGTCCGGGACTGGTTGAGGTCTGCCACGATGGTTGCCTGGCGTTTGGCAATCTCAAGTATCGCTTTCGGGCCTGGGCATCCCGTCTTCCCCGTCTGGGGGCGGAGAATCTGCCAGAGGCGCTGGAGATGACGGCCACGACGCCTGCCGGACTGCTGCTTGGCTTCCGTCACCGAACGCACCCATGTGAAGGGGTGCTGTTTCAGCCTGAATCAAGCGGTACGCCGGACGGACTCCAGTGGTTTGCCAATGTATTTGGCGTCCGCTCGTGA